A window of Synechococcus sp. MEDNS5 contains these coding sequences:
- a CDS encoding YlqD family protein, translating to MSDGTTLSIKRSITVRAVVTPAWKEEAERELSTAIATTDQQLAQLEQEGQQVVDDIRSQSSNPLDPRVQEQVAQVQQQVAAKRAEIEEQKRNLLQQQSQVRELEMEQIVEQGQLESFCDVQVGDNLVSKMQVAVVVRDGVIESIEQG from the coding sequence ATGTCCGACGGCACCACCCTGTCGATCAAGCGCTCCATCACCGTCCGTGCTGTGGTTACACCGGCTTGGAAGGAGGAAGCCGAGCGCGAATTGAGCACGGCGATCGCCACCACCGACCAGCAGCTGGCTCAATTGGAGCAGGAGGGTCAGCAGGTTGTTGACGACATTCGCAGCCAAAGCTCCAACCCTTTGGATCCCAGGGTTCAGGAGCAGGTCGCGCAGGTGCAGCAGCAGGTGGCAGCCAAGCGCGCAGAGATCGAAGAGCAGAAGCGCAACCTGCTGCAGCAGCAATCTCAGGTGCGTGAGCTAGAGATGGAACAGATCGTGGAACAAGGCCAGCTGGAAAGCTTCTGCGATGTGCAGGTGGGAGACAACCTCGTCAGCAAGATGCAGGTGGCTGTTGTGGTGCGCGACGGGGTGATTGAGTCGATCGAGCAGGGTTGA
- a CDS encoding dihydrolipoamide acetyltransferase family protein: MATHDIFMPALSSTMTEGKIVEWLKKPGEKVARGESVLVVESDKADMDVESFNDGFLAAVLMPAGSTAPVGETIGLIVESEAEIAEAQAKTPSGAAAAPASAPPKAAPPAPTPAPPAPVSVSAPAPAPAPQVPPAPAATPSPAPTGTGRLIVSPRAKKLAAQMGVDLSSVRGSGPNGRIQAEDVERAAGRPVSPPRVGEGTAPAVAPGGSVPVPPSAPAGNSFGRPGETVPFNTLQAAVNRNMEASLAVPSFRVGYTITTDKLDAFYKQVKPKGVTMTALLAKAVAVTLARHPQVNAATTQAGMAYPADVNVAVAVAMEDGGLITPVLRQADRIDLYELSRQWGDLVKRSRSKQLQPEEYSTGTFTLSNLGMFGVDRFDAILPPGTGAILAVAASRPTVVAGKDGSIAVKRQMQVNLTADHRVIYGADGAAFLKDLAELIETRPESLAL, encoded by the coding sequence TTGGCGACCCACGACATCTTCATGCCTGCCCTCAGCTCCACCATGACGGAGGGCAAGATTGTGGAGTGGCTCAAGAAGCCAGGTGAAAAGGTTGCCCGGGGTGAGTCCGTTCTCGTCGTTGAGTCGGACAAGGCCGACATGGATGTGGAGTCGTTCAACGACGGGTTTCTGGCTGCTGTGCTGATGCCTGCGGGCAGCACGGCACCGGTGGGGGAAACCATTGGACTGATTGTGGAATCAGAGGCGGAAATTGCGGAGGCGCAAGCCAAGACACCGTCCGGTGCTGCTGCGGCTCCGGCCAGTGCACCTCCGAAAGCGGCACCACCGGCGCCCACTCCAGCTCCACCCGCTCCGGTTTCGGTCTCCGCTCCGGCTCCCGCTCCGGCTCCCCAGGTCCCGCCAGCCCCTGCGGCGACGCCCTCACCAGCACCGACAGGGACCGGGCGCCTGATCGTCAGTCCGCGTGCCAAGAAACTCGCCGCCCAGATGGGTGTGGATTTGTCTTCTGTGCGTGGAAGTGGCCCCAACGGTCGCATCCAAGCGGAGGACGTTGAGCGGGCCGCTGGCCGGCCGGTGAGTCCGCCCCGAGTGGGTGAAGGCACAGCCCCCGCCGTTGCGCCTGGGGGTTCTGTGCCTGTTCCGCCGAGTGCTCCCGCTGGAAACAGCTTCGGGCGCCCCGGGGAGACGGTGCCCTTCAACACCCTGCAAGCTGCGGTGAACCGCAATATGGAGGCCAGTCTGGCTGTGCCCAGCTTTCGGGTGGGTTACACCATCACCACCGACAAGCTCGATGCCTTCTACAAACAGGTCAAACCCAAGGGCGTGACAATGACAGCCCTTTTGGCCAAGGCGGTGGCGGTCACGCTGGCGCGCCATCCCCAGGTGAACGCCGCCACAACCCAGGCAGGGATGGCCTACCCCGCGGATGTGAATGTGGCGGTGGCCGTGGCGATGGAAGACGGTGGATTGATCACGCCCGTGCTGCGTCAGGCCGATCGCATCGACCTCTATGAACTCTCCCGTCAGTGGGGTGATCTGGTGAAACGGTCCCGCAGCAAGCAGCTGCAGCCCGAGGAATACAGCACAGGCACGTTCACCCTCTCGAACCTCGGGATGTTCGGTGTGGATCGCTTTGATGCCATCCTTCCTCCCGGCACCGGTGCGATCCTTGCGGTCGCGGCCTCTCGGCCAACGGTGGTGGCTGGAAAAGACGGTTCGATCGCGGTGAAGCGCCAGATGCAAGTGAACCTCACGGCGGATCACCGGGTGATCTACGGAGCTGATGGAGCCGCCTTCCTCAAGGATTTAGCTGAGCTGATCGAGACGCGTCCTGAAAGCCTGGCTCTCTGA
- a CDS encoding AMP-binding protein, translating to MTATAHASWRPTPREQAALARQQHVQSFGRVDQLWPWLSDHHGEVLAVDAPHATHPERFSYRELADRISLAAAAFRRIGVTAGDVVSLFAENSPRWLVADQGLMRAGAIDAVRGAAAPVEELRYILEDSGSVALVVQNAELLQRLELSASWREQLRFVLVLEGEAPDGALSFDAFLALGASASAPDPLLGRDRASATGTIATLLYTSGTTGRPKGVPLSHANLLHQMRSLACVARPEAGDPVLSVLPIWHAYERSAEYYFFSCACSQSYTTIKQLKRDLPRVRPVVMVTVPRLWEAVQAGFDDVLKTFPPARQRLLKAALANSAAYALARRRSRNLMLDPVRKRERVIAAAEASSRWPAHALASRLIWPKVRLQLSGGSLRFPINGGGAIAPHVDSFFEAVGIELLVGYGLTETSPVVSCRRPWRNIRGSSGLPMPETEFRIVDAETRLPLGYRQRGGVQVRGPQVMGGYLGKPEATAKVLDAEGWFDTGDLGLLLPDGSVVLTGRAKDTIVLSSGENIEPGPLEETLVASPLIEQVMLVGQDERQLGALVVPRVEAMRAWACDQIADPGEDLGGSPGDPGLRRLLRGELNRVLSERVGARGDERLVGVALVDPFSIDNGLLTQTLKQRRDRITARDSEAIEALYGR from the coding sequence CCGGATCAGCCTGGCAGCGGCTGCCTTCCGCAGGATCGGCGTCACGGCGGGGGATGTGGTGAGCCTGTTTGCAGAAAACAGCCCCCGATGGCTAGTGGCCGATCAGGGGCTGATGCGGGCGGGTGCCATCGATGCGGTACGGGGTGCGGCGGCACCTGTGGAAGAGCTTCGCTACATCCTCGAAGATTCAGGTTCGGTTGCTTTGGTGGTGCAAAACGCCGAGCTGCTGCAACGGCTCGAACTGTCGGCGTCATGGCGAGAGCAACTGCGCTTTGTGCTGGTTCTGGAGGGAGAAGCACCGGATGGTGCCCTCTCCTTCGATGCCTTTTTGGCACTTGGCGCGTCGGCCTCGGCGCCGGACCCACTGCTCGGCAGGGACCGGGCTTCCGCGACCGGCACCATTGCCACACTCCTCTACACAAGCGGCACCACCGGGCGGCCCAAGGGCGTGCCCCTCAGTCACGCCAACTTGCTCCACCAGATGCGCAGCCTGGCCTGTGTCGCTCGCCCCGAAGCAGGTGATCCAGTGCTGAGCGTGCTGCCGATCTGGCATGCCTACGAACGCAGCGCCGAGTACTACTTCTTTTCCTGCGCTTGCTCGCAGAGTTACACCACGATCAAGCAGCTCAAACGGGATTTGCCCCGGGTTCGACCTGTGGTGATGGTCACGGTGCCTCGGCTCTGGGAGGCCGTTCAGGCTGGTTTTGACGATGTTTTGAAAACGTTCCCTCCCGCGCGCCAGCGGCTGCTGAAAGCAGCACTGGCCAACAGTGCCGCCTATGCACTGGCACGTCGCCGCAGTCGCAATCTGATGCTGGACCCCGTGCGCAAGCGGGAACGTGTCATCGCTGCTGCCGAGGCCTCGAGCCGCTGGCCGGCCCATGCCCTGGCTTCCCGTCTGATCTGGCCCAAGGTGCGACTTCAGCTCAGTGGTGGTTCCCTGCGCTTTCCGATCAACGGTGGCGGTGCCATCGCTCCCCACGTGGATTCCTTCTTCGAAGCGGTGGGCATTGAACTGCTTGTGGGGTATGGCCTCACGGAAACCAGCCCGGTGGTGAGCTGCCGGCGTCCTTGGCGCAACATCCGAGGTAGCTCAGGGCTGCCCATGCCTGAAACGGAGTTTCGGATCGTCGACGCCGAAACCCGGTTGCCTCTCGGCTATCGCCAGCGGGGGGGCGTGCAGGTGCGTGGCCCCCAGGTGATGGGGGGCTATCTCGGCAAACCCGAGGCCACAGCCAAGGTGCTGGATGCTGAGGGTTGGTTTGACACCGGTGATCTGGGTCTGCTGCTCCCGGATGGGTCGGTGGTGCTCACCGGCCGTGCCAAGGACACGATTGTTCTCAGCAGTGGCGAGAACATCGAGCCGGGCCCCCTGGAGGAAACCCTGGTGGCCAGTCCTCTGATCGAGCAGGTGATGCTCGTGGGACAGGACGAACGTCAGCTGGGGGCCCTGGTTGTGCCTCGTGTCGAGGCGATGCGTGCCTGGGCCTGTGATCAGATCGCTGACCCTGGGGAGGATCTGGGCGGGTCTCCAGGAGATCCAGGCTTGAGGCGGCTGCTTCGCGGAGAGCTCAACCGTGTGCTGAGTGAACGGGTGGGCGCTCGGGGGGATGAGCGCCTTGTGGGTGTGGCACTGGTGGATCCGTTCTCGATCGACAACGGATTGCTGACGCAGACGCTCAAACAGCGGCGCGATCGGATCACTGCGCGGGATTCCGAGGCGATTGAAGCGCTATACGGGCGCTGA